Proteins found in one Brachyspira murdochii DSM 12563 genomic segment:
- a CDS encoding META domain-containing protein, with the protein MKYIVQVLAILLIILSCSTTKSVTHTEINTDDSLNGRKFKLISIYPEMNITIEFTPDTIFGFSAVNNYSSSYMLDGDIFNVLSISMTKKTGSREKIAAEIEYLNMLKNATSYEIKGKKLTIYTLLSNNNLVFEEI; encoded by the coding sequence ATGAAGTATATTGTACAGGTTTTAGCTATATTATTAATTATATTATCTTGTTCAACTACAAAATCTGTTACCCATACAGAAATTAATACTGATGATAGTCTTAATGGAAGAAAATTTAAATTGATAAGTATTTATCCGGAAATGAATATCACTATAGAGTTTACTCCAGACACTATTTTTGGATTTTCTGCTGTTAATAATTATTCATCATCATATATGCTTGACGGTGATATATTTAATGTATTATCTATATCTATGACAAAAAAGACTGGAAGCAGAGAGAAAATTGCAGCTGAAATTGAATATCTTAATATGCTTAAAAATGCAACTTCATATGAGATTAAAGGAAAAAAATTAACAATATATACATTGTTGTCAAATAATAATTTAGTGTTTGAAGAAATATAA
- a CDS encoding META domain-containing protein, protein MVRNFVLIFSFIMIIFISSCASSKKSIAVSTSTLNGKTFQLTNMFEGRGITISFYNEEFYGYSGFNTYLGKYEMRRGDMIIFKDMVVTKMGGESEAIEAERQYIELLNKASSIELTSNMLTIITLDEERLVFKRIK, encoded by the coding sequence ATGGTAAGAAATTTTGTATTAATATTTAGTTTTATTATGATAATTTTTATAAGCTCCTGTGCTTCATCAAAGAAATCAATAGCAGTATCTACAAGTACGCTTAATGGAAAAACATTTCAGCTTACTAATATGTTTGAAGGAAGAGGTATTACTATATCTTTTTATAATGAAGAGTTTTACGGATACAGCGGTTTTAATACTTATTTAGGAAAGTATGAAATGAGAAGAGGCGATATGATTATATTTAAAGATATGGTTGTTACAAAAATGGGCGGAGAATCAGAAGCTATTGAGGCAGAGAGACAATATATTGAATTATTAAATAAAGCATCTTCAATAGAGCTTACAAGCAATATGCTTACCATAATAACATTAGATGAGGAAAGACTTGTATTTAAAAGAATAAAATAA
- a CDS encoding ABC transporter permease: MNNKKIIYILFGIIIFILLWCFISIKINSEIIFPNIFTIIKKLGDIVLEKSFYKDLMYSIVRVFAAFILSFLSAFLFGVLSGIFLPLRYILMPIINFIRTIPTIPLILVAVIWFDNDTVPIFVSMLVIFPIIYDAITNGIINVDKNLIEMSLSYNVSLKNQIINLYIPYIKPYVLTALSQSMGITWKSILAAEILALPSFGIGSRLYESHLYLDTVSLFAYSLIAVIFNAVLEIIIRITHDR; encoded by the coding sequence ATGAATAATAAAAAAATTATATATATATTATTTGGTATAATTATCTTTATTTTGTTATGGTGCTTTATTTCTATTAAAATCAATTCTGAAATAATATTTCCAAATATATTTACAATAATAAAAAAGTTAGGTGATATTGTATTAGAAAAATCATTTTATAAAGATTTGATGTATAGTATAGTTAGGGTATTTGCGGCATTTATTTTGTCATTTTTGTCTGCTTTTTTATTCGGGGTATTATCGGGTATATTTTTACCTTTAAGATATATACTTATGCCTATAATAAATTTTATACGTACTATACCTACAATACCTCTTATATTAGTTGCTGTAATATGGTTTGATAATGATACTGTGCCTATATTTGTATCTATGCTAGTTATATTTCCTATAATATATGATGCTATTACTAACGGCATTATAAATGTTGATAAAAATCTTATAGAAATGTCTTTGTCTTACAATGTATCTTTAAAAAATCAGATAATTAATCTTTATATACCTTATATAAAACCTTATGTTTTAACTGCTTTATCACAGTCTATGGGTATTACTTGGAAAAGCATATTAGCGGCTGAAATATTGGCACTTCCTAGCTTTGGTATAGGAAGCAGACTTTATGAGTCGCATTTATATTTGGATACTGTAAGTTTATTTGCCTACTCTCTTATTGCTGTGATATTTAATGCTGTTTTGGAAATCATTATAAGGATTACTCATGACAGATAA
- a CDS encoding ATP-binding cassette domain-containing protein — protein sequence MTDKIFKLENINLSYKDLIVFKNFNIDFHLNSINIILGSSGSGKTSLLNIISSHIAKDDKAFVYQDPRLLNYFNCYKNIEYVLKDKIKEKDKKNKIDKQIKYALEMVGLTKNIYSKPSELSGGMRQRLSLARALAYDSNFILMDEPLQGQDIKKKKELIDIIKKIQLNTNKTFFYVTHDVSEAVMLGDYLYVLSNKYGYTKLIYEREIKNNYLNSALQSELIEVLIDS from the coding sequence ATGACAGATAAAATATTTAAATTAGAAAATATAAATCTATCATATAAAGATTTAATAGTGTTTAAGAATTTCAATATAGATTTTCATTTAAACAGTATAAATATAATATTAGGTTCTTCAGGTTCTGGAAAAACTTCACTTTTAAATATAATCTCTTCACATATCGCTAAAGATGATAAAGCATTTGTATATCAGGATCCTAGACTTCTTAATTATTTTAACTGCTACAAAAATATAGAATATGTGCTGAAAGATAAAATAAAAGAGAAAGATAAAAAAAACAAAATAGATAAACAAATAAAATATGCTTTAGAAATGGTAGGGCTAACAAAAAATATATATTCAAAACCAAGCGAATTAAGCGGAGGAATGAGGCAGAGATTATCACTTGCAAGGGCTTTAGCCTATGATTCAAATTTTATACTTATGGACGAGCCATTACAGGGGCAGGATATAAAAAAGAAGAAAGAACTTATTGATATAATAAAAAAAATACAGCTAAATACAAATAAAACTTTTTTCTATGTTACTCATGATGTATCTGAAGCTGTTATGCTTGGAGATTATTTGTATGTGCTTTCAAATAAATACGGATATACTAAACTTATATATGAAAGAGAAATAAAAAATAATTATTTAAATAGTGCATTACAGTCAGAATTAATAGAGGTTTTGATTGATAGCTAA